In the Marinomonas algicola genome, one interval contains:
- a CDS encoding prephenate dehydratase: MTTIYSSLDSTTIVAYQGEPGAYSHLACKHTFPDLNSVHCATFVDAMQMVEKGEATLAMIPVENSTAGRVEEIYRELKKTKLYVVKEHFEPVNHCLISCHGSELSDIKNIGSHPQALAQCDTNIKSLGAKNVAMYDTAGAAKFLAESQDPNLGVISSELAAELYNLKILQSEFNDTKGNTTRFLVFAKQHKLPVFDPTQTYITSFMFRVRNVPAALYKAMGGFATNNINLLKLESYMVNGRFTATQFYIDVESHFQTPAMQLALEELRFFSEDIRMLGTYLADDYRSIENR; this comes from the coding sequence ATGACAACGATTTATTCTTCTCTTGATTCTACAACTATCGTTGCTTACCAAGGAGAGCCAGGGGCTTATTCCCATCTCGCTTGTAAACATACTTTTCCTGACTTGAACTCGGTACACTGCGCGACGTTTGTTGATGCCATGCAAATGGTTGAAAAAGGAGAGGCGACCCTTGCGATGATACCTGTCGAGAATTCTACCGCGGGACGAGTAGAAGAAATTTATCGCGAATTGAAAAAAACTAAGCTTTATGTCGTTAAAGAGCATTTCGAACCTGTGAATCATTGTTTAATCAGTTGTCATGGCAGTGAATTGAGTGACATTAAAAATATAGGCAGCCATCCTCAGGCTTTAGCCCAATGTGATACTAACATCAAGTCTTTAGGCGCTAAAAATGTGGCTATGTACGATACGGCTGGAGCCGCTAAGTTCTTAGCAGAATCTCAAGACCCTAATCTTGGCGTAATTTCTTCTGAACTGGCGGCGGAACTCTATAATTTAAAAATTTTACAATCTGAATTTAATGATACTAAAGGAAATACCACGCGCTTTCTAGTGTTTGCTAAACAGCATAAATTACCGGTCTTTGATCCAACCCAAACCTATATAACTTCGTTTATGTTTCGAGTTCGAAATGTACCTGCCGCTTTATACAAAGCAATGGGAGGATTTGCGACGAATAATATTAATTTACTTAAGTTAGAAAGTTACATGGTGAATGGACGTTTTACGGCTACACAGTTTTATATTGATGTTGAATCTCATTTCCAAACGCCTGCTATGCAGCTGGCATTAGAAGAGCTTAGGTTTTTCTCCGAGGACATTCGGATGTTAGGCACATATTTAGCCGATGACTATAGAAGTATTGAAAATAGATGA
- a CDS encoding response regulator transcription factor, translated as MITLLIADDHPLFRGALKSALEMEFPSVTVFESQDIDETVKLLGASVDLDLLLLDLHMPGSGDLYGLIRIRKAFPDIPVAIISGTDDVLTIAKALDAGALGFIPKTSQPKVIASAVNSILQGNVWLPVEVSEEISRLPRSDLTMIQRVAELTPQQYKVLCYLHEGLLNKQIAYELDISEATIKAHITAIFKKLGINNRTQAVLIASELKLQLA; from the coding sequence GTGATTACACTACTGATTGCTGATGATCACCCTTTGTTCCGAGGCGCTTTAAAAAGCGCCTTGGAAATGGAGTTTCCGTCGGTAACAGTGTTCGAAAGTCAAGACATAGATGAGACGGTTAAGTTACTTGGAGCCAGTGTCGATTTAGACTTGCTTTTACTTGATTTACATATGCCTGGAAGTGGTGACCTTTATGGCCTTATTCGGATTCGTAAAGCCTTTCCTGACATTCCCGTGGCGATTATTTCGGGGACCGATGATGTGCTAACCATTGCAAAAGCTTTGGATGCTGGTGCCTTAGGCTTTATCCCTAAAACCAGTCAGCCAAAAGTTATTGCAAGCGCCGTTAATAGTATTCTCCAAGGAAATGTATGGCTTCCCGTTGAAGTATCAGAAGAAATTAGTCGTTTACCAAGATCCGACCTAACGATGATTCAGCGTGTAGCAGAGCTCACGCCACAACAATATAAAGTGCTTTGCTATTTACATGAAGGTTTGTTAAATAAGCAAATTGCCTATGAACTTGATATTTCTGAAGCGACTATAAAGGCACATATAACCGCTATATTTAAAAAATTAGGGATTAATAATCGCACACAAGCCGTGCTCATTGCCAGTGAGTTAAAGCTTCAGCTTGCTTAA
- the yidD gene encoding membrane protein insertion efficiency factor YidD has protein sequence MLKKTTLIFIKGYQYIMSPVLGNNCRFYPSCSSYMIEAIEVHGTAKGVGLGLKRLSKCHPFHEGGVDPVPERKTEH, from the coding sequence ATGTTAAAAAAAACAACCCTAATTTTTATCAAAGGGTATCAATACATTATGAGTCCAGTACTGGGTAATAACTGTCGCTTTTACCCAAGCTGCTCATCTTATATGATTGAAGCAATTGAAGTACACGGGACGGCAAAAGGGGTTGGTCTTGGATTAAAACGCCTATCGAAGTGTCACCCCTTTCACGAAGGTGGAGTAGATCCAGTACCAGAAAGAAAAACCGAGCATTAA
- a CDS encoding TonB-dependent receptor plug domain-containing protein → MKRATYLCLVLSVSTVGSLTYAQDNQVAIGIFGEELNQVVTPSKMYQSRQEISSSISVLDRNFIQRSGARTVEELIRFVPGFFVAPYYDSGEIVVAYHGTQLDKYRRIQVLVNGRSVYSSGLARVEWSSLPLNIQDVERVEVNRGPNAASYGANSFFAVINIITRAPQDTLGGALNMYTDERGDNNLYAQYSDLNGDWSYRASVSSKNIEGFDVDASNKERNDGYDTQIANLYLLHESERGQFELDFGEARNTTKKETVDSAFESRYPSEEIERSYFKIDWTKPVSLKHEISVHYYYERADALEKRYVAIPNTMMDIEIRGNTYRVNPYEVIFNAAAAGSIVNSVYYNDLVETRQDIELQSSLEISKNLKVLTAFNYRYDEVDSYSYLQGTHSDELGRISSNLEYSPNESWIVNAGGMLETSKIDNMYFSPKFGVTRRLNANQSLRANASRAIRTPDIFDQYARWNVRLASGEESGVTYAENGESEEVITSYEIGYFHSLPRYGVNYDLRLYQDRIKNLVLSSKKFAIVGNSVIDEGEVVDLTIDGAEFEMDMRSQEDVLARLTLAYQDTDTNEQRLIDTTSPFSLSMFVSAPISNHLRVNGRYFYVKELGSYDYKNVNVWLSGDFPLSYYKSISFGFGVEKRLDDQPFLIKDNHYRNDQFYYGFASFKF, encoded by the coding sequence ATGAAAAGAGCAACGTATCTTTGTTTGGTTTTGAGTGTGAGTACCGTTGGGTCTTTAACTTACGCCCAAGATAATCAAGTTGCGATTGGTATTTTTGGAGAAGAGTTAAACCAAGTGGTTACTCCATCTAAAATGTATCAATCTAGACAAGAAATTTCTTCCTCTATCTCGGTATTAGATCGTAATTTCATTCAGCGTTCAGGGGCAAGAACAGTAGAGGAATTGATAAGATTTGTTCCTGGCTTTTTTGTCGCACCTTATTATGATTCAGGCGAAATTGTTGTTGCTTATCATGGAACTCAGTTAGATAAATATCGCAGAATTCAAGTCTTGGTCAATGGTCGCTCTGTATACAGTTCGGGGTTGGCCAGAGTTGAATGGTCTAGTCTTCCATTAAACATACAGGATGTGGAAAGAGTTGAAGTGAATAGGGGGCCAAATGCGGCCAGTTATGGCGCGAATTCCTTTTTTGCTGTTATTAATATTATTACAAGAGCACCCCAAGATACTTTAGGTGGTGCGCTTAATATGTACACGGATGAGAGAGGTGATAACAATCTGTATGCCCAATACAGCGACCTGAATGGGGATTGGAGTTACCGTGCGTCAGTATCATCAAAAAATATTGAGGGATTTGATGTCGATGCCTCAAATAAAGAGAGAAATGATGGGTACGACACACAAATTGCGAACCTTTATTTGCTGCATGAAAGCGAAAGAGGGCAGTTTGAATTAGACTTTGGTGAAGCGCGAAATACAACAAAAAAAGAGACAGTTGATTCCGCTTTTGAAAGTAGATACCCCTCTGAAGAAATAGAAAGATCGTATTTTAAAATAGACTGGACAAAGCCAGTGTCGTTAAAGCACGAAATCAGTGTTCATTATTATTATGAAAGGGCTGATGCCTTAGAAAAGCGTTATGTTGCGATTCCTAACACTATGATGGATATTGAAATAAGGGGCAATACTTACAGAGTAAACCCGTATGAAGTTATTTTTAACGCTGCTGCTGCAGGTTCAATCGTTAACTCAGTCTATTACAATGATCTGGTTGAAACGCGTCAAGATATTGAACTTCAAAGCAGTTTAGAGATAAGTAAAAATCTTAAAGTGTTAACGGCATTTAATTATCGTTATGACGAAGTGGACTCTTATTCTTATTTGCAAGGGACACACAGCGATGAGCTTGGGAGGATTTCTTCTAACCTTGAGTATTCTCCAAATGAGAGTTGGATAGTGAATGCGGGTGGAATGCTTGAGACGAGTAAAATCGATAACATGTATTTTTCACCCAAATTTGGTGTGACTCGGCGTCTTAATGCCAATCAATCATTAAGGGCTAATGCATCTAGAGCCATCAGGACGCCTGATATTTTTGACCAATATGCGCGTTGGAACGTTCGTTTAGCTTCTGGTGAGGAGTCTGGAGTAACTTATGCTGAGAATGGAGAAAGTGAAGAGGTAATAACAAGTTATGAGATTGGTTATTTCCATTCTCTGCCTCGGTATGGGGTAAATTACGATTTGCGTCTATATCAAGATCGTATAAAAAATTTAGTTCTAAGTAGTAAAAAATTTGCGATTGTTGGTAACTCAGTTATCGATGAGGGAGAGGTTGTCGACCTCACTATTGATGGTGCTGAGTTTGAAATGGATATGAGGTCTCAGGAGGATGTATTAGCGCGCCTAACCTTAGCTTATCAAGACACTGATACGAATGAGCAAAGATTGATTGATACTACCTCGCCGTTCAGTTTATCTATGTTTGTAAGTGCGCCTATTTCTAATCACCTTAGAGTTAATGGGCGTTATTTTTATGTAAAAGAGTTGGGGAGTTATGATTATAAAAATGTAAATGTATGGTTATCTGGTGATTTTCCACTAAGCTACTATAAATCGATTAGTTTTGGTTTTGGGGTCGAAAAGCGTTTGGATGATCAGCCTTTTTTAATTAAAGATAATCATTATCGAAACGATCAATTCTATTACGGGTTTGCGAGCTTTAAATTTTAA